One Trichoplusia ni isolate ovarian cell line Hi5 chromosome 6, tn1, whole genome shotgun sequence DNA segment encodes these proteins:
- the LOC113494706 gene encoding MICOS complex subunit Mic60-like isoform X1, producing MYKFTNHITNAKLVLVRRHMSDGTCAAMIVMRSPRRQYATQEKPLSDPCKAPPPKPKSHKLFWGAIGATVLTGAAVVYAKNSPDARNWLESNVPLANDFVALVYQENTTYWKAAVNQFNRTTTYLSHLAFGKEGVTPQKLTPRSEQDIEKDAELKFSKKDYQLPPPTFEPLYVEEKPIEKPSVDAKATVVQTDKCEPQVTPPVRITKDLVELEHDMHEHTKIAVDNYKLAIKYCEDYNKALFRVIESSLADLDKNCFSTMKSALSQRDLVAKKAKDSATKAKCAIETLDRMINAGVQAPPETVAATKRYIKQFRADIGAAEDTFKREQEKSQLSDRYWSKVEAARTMFKEELESLFPGIDLCARKLDIKGDTDLLLVYTLKRIQFLQNEIAELQTIRELKINRAIECHDEKAIIEAKAEDVIKTERQAREAEFMKKALQIQAAANRQTMDQLKKQCELQQEILQDRLAKKEKELMANFNRAVSERVEAERVLFKKELAAMAGKLQAIEHTLKQRAAAEAEARRSQSLWAAGEALLAATRRAAADTKVDNELKALEKAGKDDKLVETVLKGIPNEVREKGIATEKSLRDRFEKLEKTAIKVALIGREGATLPVYFMSWLQSKLLFQKFSEIPKEELENNPIDFTKLDTFDIIQRARYHMDHNNLPAALRYVNLLQGAPRAAAKPWADAARRHLEIRQAAEAVMAHASVSGLLYL from the exons atgtataaatttacGAACCACATAACTAATGCTAAATTAGTATTG gtACGGCGGCACATGAGCGATGGGACCTGTGCCGCCATGATAGTGATGCGCTCTCCACGGCGTCAGTACGCCACACAGGAGAAACCCTTATCTGACCCATGCAAGGCTCCCCCGCCAAAACCCAAAAGTCACAAGCTGTTTTGGGGAGCTATTGGAGCTACGGTACTTACTGGTGCCGCTGTGGTTTACGCTAA gaACAGTCCCGACGCTCGTAACTGGCTAGAGTCAAATGTCCCTTTGGCTAACGACTTTGTGGCTCTAGTTTACCAGGAGAACACCACTTATTGGAAGGCTGCTGTCAATCAGTTCAACAGAACAACTACGTACTTAAGTCACCTTGCGTTTGGAAAG gAGGGTGTTACTCCCCAAAAATTGACCCCCCGTTCGGAACAAGACATCGAGAAAGATGCTGAATTAAAATTCTCAAAGAAGGACTATCAGC TACCGCCTCCCACGTTTGAACCACTTTACGTTGAAGAGAAACCTATTGAAAAACCATCGGTGGATGCGAAAG CGACAGTGGTACAAACGGACAAGTGTGAGCCACAAGTGACGCCGCCTGTTCGGATCACGAAAGATTTAGTTGAACTTGAGCACGACATGCACGAACACACCAAAATCGCCGTCGACAACTACAAACTGGCGATCAAGTACTGCGAAGATTATAACAAGGCTTTATTCAGG gtCATAGAATCATCTCTAGCGGATTTAGATAAGAACTGCTTTTCTACCATGAAGAGTGCGCTGTCACAGCGCGACCTGGTCGCGAAGAAAGCTAAAGACTCTGCGACTAAGGCTAAGTGCGCTATTG AGACCTTAGACCGCATGATCAACGCGGGCGTGCAGGCCCCGCCGGAGACCGTGGCGGCCACCAAGCGCTACATCAAGCAGTTCCGCGCGGACATCGGCGCCGCAGAGGACACCTTCAAGCGGGAGCAGGAGAAGTCGCAGCTCAGCGACAGGTACTGGAGCAAG GTGGAGGCAGCCCGCACCATGTTCAAGGAGGAGTTGGAGTCCCTGTTCCCGGGCATCGACCTGTGCGCGCGCAAGCTGGACATCAAGGGCGACACCGACCTGCTTCTAGTCTACACGCTCAAGAGG ATTCAATTCCTGCAGAACGAAATTGCTGAGCTTCAGACAATCAGGGAGCTTAAGATCAACAGGGCTATTGAAT GCCACGACGAGAAGGCTATAATTGAAGCTAAAGCGGAAGACGTTATCAAGACTGAGAGGCAAGCGAGGGAAGCCGAGTTCATGAAGAAG GCTCTACAAATCCAAGCGGCTGCCAACAGGCAAACGATGGATCAACTCAAAAAGCAGTGCGAGCTCCAACAGGAAATATTACAGGATCGTCTCGCCAAGAAAGAAAAGgag TTAATGGCTAACTTCAACCGCGCTGTCTCGGAGAGAGTGGAAGCCGAGAGGGTGCTATTCAAGAAGGAGTTGGCAGCTATGGCCGGCAAGCTGCAGGCTATCGAACACACTTTGAAAC agcgcgcggcggcggagGCGGAGGCGCGGCGCTCGCAGTCGCTGTGGGCGGCCGGCGAGGCGCTGCTGGCCGccacgcgccgcgccgccgccgacaCCAAGGTCGACAACGAGCTCAAGGCGCTCGAGAAGGCCG GAAAGGACGACAAGCTTGTGGAGACGGTACTGAAGGGCATCCCCAACGAGGTCCGTGAGAAGGGAATCGCCACTGAGAAGTCACTTCGAGACAGGTTTGAAAAG TTGGAGAAGACCGCGATAAAGGTCGCTCTGATCGGGCGCGAGGGCGCCACGCTGCCTGTCTACTTCATGTCATGGTTGCAGTCCAAACTGCTGTTCCAGAAA tTCTCGGAAATCCCTAAAGAAGAGTTGGAGAACAATCCGATTGATTTCACGAAATTGGACACTTTTGACATTATCCAGAGGGCGAG GTACCACATGGACCACAACAACCTGCCGGCGGCGCTGCGCTACGTGAACCTGCTGCAgggcgcgccgcgcgccgccgccaagCCCTGGGCGGACGCGGCGCGGCGCCACCTGGAGATCCGCCAGGCCGCCGAGGCCGTCATGGCGCACGCCTCCGTCTCCGGCCTGCTCTACCTGTAG
- the LOC113494706 gene encoding MICOS complex subunit Mic60-like isoform X2: MYKFTNHITNAKLVLVRRHMSDGTCAAMIVMRSPRRQYATQEKPLSDPCKAPPPKPKSHKLFWGAIGATVLTGAAVVYAKNSPDARNWLESNVPLANDFVALVYQENTTYWKAAVNQFNRTTTYLSHLAFGKEGVTPQKLTPRSEQDIEKDAELKFSKKDYQPTVVQTDKCEPQVTPPVRITKDLVELEHDMHEHTKIAVDNYKLAIKYCEDYNKALFRVIESSLADLDKNCFSTMKSALSQRDLVAKKAKDSATKAKCAIETLDRMINAGVQAPPETVAATKRYIKQFRADIGAAEDTFKREQEKSQLSDRYWSKVEAARTMFKEELESLFPGIDLCARKLDIKGDTDLLLVYTLKRIQFLQNEIAELQTIRELKINRAIECHDEKAIIEAKAEDVIKTERQAREAEFMKKALQIQAAANRQTMDQLKKQCELQQEILQDRLAKKEKELMANFNRAVSERVEAERVLFKKELAAMAGKLQAIEHTLKQRAAAEAEARRSQSLWAAGEALLAATRRAAADTKVDNELKALEKAGKDDKLVETVLKGIPNEVREKGIATEKSLRDRFEKLEKTAIKVALIGREGATLPVYFMSWLQSKLLFQKFSEIPKEELENNPIDFTKLDTFDIIQRARYHMDHNNLPAALRYVNLLQGAPRAAAKPWADAARRHLEIRQAAEAVMAHASVSGLLYL; this comes from the exons atgtataaatttacGAACCACATAACTAATGCTAAATTAGTATTG gtACGGCGGCACATGAGCGATGGGACCTGTGCCGCCATGATAGTGATGCGCTCTCCACGGCGTCAGTACGCCACACAGGAGAAACCCTTATCTGACCCATGCAAGGCTCCCCCGCCAAAACCCAAAAGTCACAAGCTGTTTTGGGGAGCTATTGGAGCTACGGTACTTACTGGTGCCGCTGTGGTTTACGCTAA gaACAGTCCCGACGCTCGTAACTGGCTAGAGTCAAATGTCCCTTTGGCTAACGACTTTGTGGCTCTAGTTTACCAGGAGAACACCACTTATTGGAAGGCTGCTGTCAATCAGTTCAACAGAACAACTACGTACTTAAGTCACCTTGCGTTTGGAAAG gAGGGTGTTACTCCCCAAAAATTGACCCCCCGTTCGGAACAAGACATCGAGAAAGATGCTGAATTAAAATTCTCAAAGAAGGACTATCAGC CGACAGTGGTACAAACGGACAAGTGTGAGCCACAAGTGACGCCGCCTGTTCGGATCACGAAAGATTTAGTTGAACTTGAGCACGACATGCACGAACACACCAAAATCGCCGTCGACAACTACAAACTGGCGATCAAGTACTGCGAAGATTATAACAAGGCTTTATTCAGG gtCATAGAATCATCTCTAGCGGATTTAGATAAGAACTGCTTTTCTACCATGAAGAGTGCGCTGTCACAGCGCGACCTGGTCGCGAAGAAAGCTAAAGACTCTGCGACTAAGGCTAAGTGCGCTATTG AGACCTTAGACCGCATGATCAACGCGGGCGTGCAGGCCCCGCCGGAGACCGTGGCGGCCACCAAGCGCTACATCAAGCAGTTCCGCGCGGACATCGGCGCCGCAGAGGACACCTTCAAGCGGGAGCAGGAGAAGTCGCAGCTCAGCGACAGGTACTGGAGCAAG GTGGAGGCAGCCCGCACCATGTTCAAGGAGGAGTTGGAGTCCCTGTTCCCGGGCATCGACCTGTGCGCGCGCAAGCTGGACATCAAGGGCGACACCGACCTGCTTCTAGTCTACACGCTCAAGAGG ATTCAATTCCTGCAGAACGAAATTGCTGAGCTTCAGACAATCAGGGAGCTTAAGATCAACAGGGCTATTGAAT GCCACGACGAGAAGGCTATAATTGAAGCTAAAGCGGAAGACGTTATCAAGACTGAGAGGCAAGCGAGGGAAGCCGAGTTCATGAAGAAG GCTCTACAAATCCAAGCGGCTGCCAACAGGCAAACGATGGATCAACTCAAAAAGCAGTGCGAGCTCCAACAGGAAATATTACAGGATCGTCTCGCCAAGAAAGAAAAGgag TTAATGGCTAACTTCAACCGCGCTGTCTCGGAGAGAGTGGAAGCCGAGAGGGTGCTATTCAAGAAGGAGTTGGCAGCTATGGCCGGCAAGCTGCAGGCTATCGAACACACTTTGAAAC agcgcgcggcggcggagGCGGAGGCGCGGCGCTCGCAGTCGCTGTGGGCGGCCGGCGAGGCGCTGCTGGCCGccacgcgccgcgccgccgccgacaCCAAGGTCGACAACGAGCTCAAGGCGCTCGAGAAGGCCG GAAAGGACGACAAGCTTGTGGAGACGGTACTGAAGGGCATCCCCAACGAGGTCCGTGAGAAGGGAATCGCCACTGAGAAGTCACTTCGAGACAGGTTTGAAAAG TTGGAGAAGACCGCGATAAAGGTCGCTCTGATCGGGCGCGAGGGCGCCACGCTGCCTGTCTACTTCATGTCATGGTTGCAGTCCAAACTGCTGTTCCAGAAA tTCTCGGAAATCCCTAAAGAAGAGTTGGAGAACAATCCGATTGATTTCACGAAATTGGACACTTTTGACATTATCCAGAGGGCGAG GTACCACATGGACCACAACAACCTGCCGGCGGCGCTGCGCTACGTGAACCTGCTGCAgggcgcgccgcgcgccgccgccaagCCCTGGGCGGACGCGGCGCGGCGCCACCTGGAGATCCGCCAGGCCGCCGAGGCCGTCATGGCGCACGCCTCCGTCTCCGGCCTGCTCTACCTGTAG
- the LOC113494708 gene encoding 39S ribosomal protein L35, mitochondrial: protein MFRFAISAVRTIRPFTVPFNAAKIICHNSRSYATIKNVPILPNTVLQPNSLLKNKQILDISKNLNAVPVRTVTKFSLKSGKRKTVKAVVRRFLRLNWGCWIRTKVGKQKRMWKKNPAQKRRLKQHVFCNATQSTLLDKMVTKFWKKPKYYVEDPYAPYHTREEFSITRKKPFVRQ, encoded by the exons ATGTTTCGTTTTGCGATTTCTg ctgTTCGCACTATACGGCCTTTTACGGTCCCTTTCAATGCTGCCAAGATTATTTGTCACAACTCAAGGAGTTATGCGACTATCAAGAATGTACCCATTTTACCCAACACAGTTTTACAACCGAACTCCTTGCTGAAAAACAAACAGATCTTGGATATATCAAAGAACTTGAATGCTGTACCTGTTAGAACTGTGACTAAATTCAGTTTGAAAAGTGGTAAACGGAAGACTGTGAAGGCAGTTGTGAGGAGGTTCTTAAGATTGAACTGGGGATGTTGGATAAGAACCAAGGTTGGTAAACAAAAAAGGATGTGGAAAAAGAATCCGGCACAGAAAAGGCGCCTAAAGCAACATGTCTTTTGTAATGCCACTCAAAGCACATTATTAGATAAGATGGTAACCAAATTCTGGAAGAAGCCCAAATATTATGTTGAGGATCCTTACGCTCCTTACCACACTAGAGAAGAATTCAGTATCACGAGGAAGAAGCCTTTTGTTAGACAATAG